One segment of Topomyia yanbarensis strain Yona2022 unplaced genomic scaffold, ASM3024719v1 HiC_scaffold_97, whole genome shotgun sequence DNA contains the following:
- the LOC131696238 gene encoding uncharacterized protein LOC131696238, with product MKSLMIIGLGMCLMAVTVTAQAGGSNVLSFLQTEITTLTTTINSLVSQINAALSGGISNANRALSTGLANARNALQNAQTILTSIVGNGLTQFSTGLSTTLNTQTAQLLTDLGYLNGNLTQVLVAGNSASMDLIYNLGNATANLNAATANVASHVNSLLGNLLNTAYIMFR from the exons ATGAAATCCTTGATGATCATCGGACTTGGCATGTGCCTGATGGCG GTTACCGTCACGGCTCAAGCAGGTGGCAGTAACGTTCTGAGTTTTCTACAAACCGAAATAACTACTCTAACTACCACAATCAACAGTTTGGTCAGTCAAATTAACGCCGCTCTTTCCGGTGGAATCTCGAACGCCAACAGAGCATTGTCCACAGGATTAGCTAATGCCCGTAATGCCCTCCAAAATGCTCAGACGATTCTTACCAGCATTGTTGGCAAtggattgactcaattctcTACTGGTTTGAGCACAACGCTGAACACTCAAACCGCTCAGCTATTGACAGACCTTGGCTACTTGAACGGTAATCTAACGCAAGTTCTGGTTGCTGGAAATAGCGCTTCAATGGATCTGATTTACAATCTGGGCAATGCTACTGCAAATCTGAACGCGGCGACAGCTAACGTGGCATCGCATGTTAACTCCTTGCTCGGCAATTTGCTAAATACAGCTTACATAATGTTTCGATAG
- the LOC131696236 gene encoding uncharacterized protein LOC131696236: MKSLLIIGLGMCLVAVTFAAPTSILQTILSDITTGVSNVLSFLQNEITTLTSTINSLLSQITAALSGGISNANTPLSTGLANARTALQNALAALTSIVGNGLTQFSTGLTTTLNTRTSQLLTALGYLNGNLTQVLVAGNSASLDLIYKLGNATANLNAATANVASHVNSLLGNLLNTLFG, translated from the exons ATGAAATCCTTGTTGATCATCGGACTTGGCATGTGCCTGGTGGCT GTAACTTTCGCAGCTCCAACTTCCATTCTACAGACCATACTTTCGGACATTACCACAGGCGTCAGTAATGTTCTGAGCTTTCTACAAAACGAAATAACTACTCTAACTAGCACAATCAACAGTTTGCTCAGTCAAATTACCGCCGCTCTTTCCGGTGGAATCTCGAACGCCAACACACCATTGTCCACAGGATTAGCTAATGCCCGTACTGCCCTTCAAAACGCTTTGGCTGCTCTGACCAGCATTGTTGGCAAtggattgactcaattctcTACCGGTTTGACCACAACGCTGAACACTCGAACCTCTCAGCTATTGACAGCCCTTGGTTACTTGAACGGTAATCTCACGCAAGTTCTGGTTGCTGGAAATAGCGCTTCATTGGATCTGATTTACAAACTGGGCAATGCTACTGCAAATCTGAACGCGGCGACAGCTAACGTGGCCTCGCATGTTAACTCCTTGCTCGGCAATTTGCTGAACACGCTGTTTGGTTAA